A genomic segment from Macadamia integrifolia cultivar HAES 741 unplaced genomic scaffold, SCU_Mint_v3 scaffold_113A, whole genome shotgun sequence encodes:
- the LOC122070806 gene encoding mitochondrial fission 1 protein A-like, with translation MEGKMGKFFDSVGAFFSGGDQIPWCDRDIIAGCEREAAEANGVSAEHMSESIMRLSWALVHSRQPEDIQRGIAMLEASLAGSNTPPQKREKLYLLAVGYYRSGDYSRSRQLVERCLEIAPDWRQALTLKKAIEDRISKDGVIGIGIAATAVGAVGLVAGGIATALARKK, from the exons ATGGAAGGTAAGATGGGGAAGTTTTTTGATTCTGTTGGTGCTTTCTTCAGTGGCGGAGACCAGATACCTTGGTGTGATCGAGACATTATCGCT GGTTGTGAAAGAGAAGCTGCAGAGGCTAATGGTGTCTCAGCAGAACATATGAGTGAAAGCATCATGAGGTTATCATGGGCTCTTGTTCACTCAAGACAACCAGAAGACATACAGCGTGGGATTGCCATGCTTGAAG CTTCTTTGGCTGGTTCTAATACTCCTCCgcagaagagagagaagctttATCTTCTAGCCGTTGGATATTACAGAAGTGGTGACTATTCAAGGAGCAGGCAGCTTGTGGAACGATGCCTGGAG ATTGCACCAGACTGGAGGCAGGCGTTGACTCTGAAGAAAGCGATTGAAGATCGTATTTCTAAAG ATGGTGTGATTGGCATAGGAATTGCAGCAACTGCTGTTGGAGCTGTTGGACTTGTGGCTGGTGGCATCGCTACTGCATTAGCTCGTAAGAAATGA
- the LOC122070822 gene encoding putative methyltransferase DDB_G0268948, whose translation MANLFNKQAKMYLETRPSYPPKLIEFIASKTLGRQLAWDVGTGNGQAAFSLAKIFKDVVGTDTSGEQLSLAHDLPNVRYQQTPPTMSIDEVESLVAPQGTVDLVTIAQALHWFDHTAFYQQVKRVLKKPHGVIAGWCYSEPEVNDAIDAVYSRIYKESAPYWAPPRKFVDYRYRTIDFPFEPVEGEDHTGPFQFEATRTMDLESYFTYIRSWSAYQTARGKGVELLTEEVVKDFERAWGGDRTSQKIVRFPIYVRIGRVGTQ comes from the exons atgGCAAATCTGTTCAACAAGCAAGCGAAGATGTATTTGGAGACTCGGCCGAGTTATCCGCCGAAGTTGATCGAATTCATAGCCTCCAAAACGCTAGGCCGCCAGCTCGCCTGGGATGTCGGCACCGGCAACGGCCAGGCGGCATTTTCC TTGGCGAAGATATTCAAAGATGTGGTGGGTACAGACACAAGCGGGGAGCAACTCTCTTTAGCCCATGATCTCCCCAACGTTCGTTACCAACAAACCCCACCCACCATGTCcatagatgaagtggagagcCTCGTGGCACCACAAGGAACGGTTGATCTGGTGACCATTGCCCAAGCCCTCCATTGGTTTGACCACACAGCCTTCTACCAACAAGTGAAAAGGGTCCTCAAGAAACCCCATGGAGTTATCGCTGGATGGTGCTACTCTGAGCCAGAAGTTAACGACGCCATTGACGCCGTCTATTCACGGATCTATAAAGAGTCCGCACCGTACTGGGCCCCACCAAGGAAATTTGTGGACTACAGGTACAGGACCATTGATTTTCCTTTCGAGCCCGTAGAAGGAGAAGATCACACGGGTCCATTTCAATTTGAAGCGACGAGGACaatggatttggaatcttatTTTACGTACATAAGATCATGGTCAGCATATCAGACGGCTCGTGGTAAAGGTGTCGAGTTGTTGACGGAAGAAGTGGTCAAAGATTTTGAGAGAGCTTGGGGAGGAGATCGAACAAGCCAGAAGATAGTGAGATTCCCAATTTATGTGAGGATTGGGAGGGTTGGAACTCAGTGA
- the LOC122070810 gene encoding uncharacterized protein LOC122070810, which translates to MRKFTNNRDIKQRCKTRFGTYFFMLQSLIVVENELRLFVASSEWRAFQFNRAEMAVRTVGIIQSNTFWEGAKEVVAFMEPLIRILRLVDSDGSTAGYLYEATERAKETLRKFVENDGGKYLAIMDLFQFRLEKNIIHHVHLFGALLNPSIMFGGRLDIDGTKFMNAQEFIMDIMVPLEDREQFMQEVIDYRMKSPLLFNMTGQTMMKTNHPRIWWQFVGSAFPMLQNIACRILSQPCSSSPCEHNWSAWDAAQTKKRNRLAPEMLEDLVYIRMNSMMRENYESQLHKDSRPIDLDNLGELPIVDFELEMERLEQTYEEPEPSDTGADGGSTSCSLMSPH; encoded by the exons ATGAGAAAATTCACCAACAATAGAGATATCAAGCAGCGTTGCAAGACAAGGTTtggtacttatttttttatgctgcAGTCTCTTATTGTTGTTGAGAATGAGTTGAGGCTTTTTGTTGCATCATCTGAGTGGAGAGCCTTTCAATTCAATAGAGCTGAAATGGCAGTGAGAACTGTTGgaataattcaatcaaatacattTTGGGAGGGGGCAAAGGAAGTTGTTGCTTTCATGGAGCCACTTATTCGTATTCTTCGCCTTGTTGATTCAGATGGTTCTACTGCAGGTTATTTATATGAAGCAACAGAAAGGGCAAAAGAAACATTGAGAAAATTTGTGGAGAATGATGGAGGGAAGTATTTAGCCATAAtggatttgtttcaatttaggtTAGAGAAGAACATTATTCATCACGTTCATCTCTTTGGTGCACTTTTGAATCCTTCTATTATGTTTGGTGGTCGACTTGATATTGATGGAACTAAATTTATGAATGCACAAGAATTTATTATGGACATCATGGTTCCTTTAGAAGATCGTGAGCAATTCATGCAAGAAGTCATTGATTATCGCATGAAAAGTCCATTGTTGTTCAATATGACAGGGCAGACAATGATGAAAACTAACCATCCAA ggatttggtggCAATTTGTTGGTAGTGCATTTCCTATGCTTCAAAATATTGCTTGTAGAATCTTGAGTCAGCCTTGTAGTTCCTCTCCTTGTGAGCATAATTGGAGTGCTTGGGATGCagcacaaacaaagaaaagaaatagattagCCCCAGAGATGCTAGAGGATTTGGTGTACATCAGGATGAACTCTATGATGAGGGAGAACTATGAAAGCCAACTACATAAAGATTCAAGGCCTATTGATTTAGATAATCTTGGTGAATTACCTATAGTAGACTTTGAGCTTGAAATGGAGAGGCTTGAGCAGACGTATGAGGAACCTGAACCATCTGACACTGGAGCTGATGGAGGATCTACTTCATGTAGTTTAATGTCTCctcattga